From the genome of Merismopedia glauca CCAP 1448/3, one region includes:
- a CDS encoding AbrB family transcriptional regulator — MTETATAPLTGRQLLQKVKELSHLPRRETAKRCGYYTLTKNSQMRVNLTDFYDAVLAAKGVPLEPEGTKDGRGREPTYRVSVHQNGQIVIGATYTQAMGLKPGDQFEIKLGYKHIHLIQVDADKVTIAEDEASEE, encoded by the coding sequence ATGACTGAGACAGCCACCGCTCCTTTAACAGGAAGACAACTACTTCAAAAAGTAAAAGAACTCTCCCATCTTCCCAGACGGGAAACAGCAAAACGATGTGGTTATTACACGCTAACTAAAAATAGCCAGATGCGGGTAAATCTCACAGATTTTTATGATGCTGTATTAGCCGCTAAGGGTGTTCCTTTAGAACCAGAAGGGACAAAAGATGGTCGCGGGAGAGAACCAACTTATCGCGTTAGCGTCCATCAAAACGGTCAAATTGTGATTGGTGCAACCTATACTCAAGCTATGGGATTAAAGCCAGGAGATCAATTTGAAATCAAACTTGGCTACAAGCACATTCACTTAATTCAAGTAGATGCAGATAAAGTTACTATTGCTGAAGATGAAGCTTCAGAAGAATAG
- a CDS encoding caspase, EACC1-associated type — protein sequence MAKVALLVGVSEYQSGFNPLPNAIEDINAMEKVLREKGDFEVTTLANPDPHVMQLAIDRLFANRTSEDLLLFYFSGHGIKDHRRKFYLTTSQTTKDKQRIIVPATAISTSYLQEQMTESRSERQVIILDCCYSGAIAQGLTLKGDAEIDILAELGGKGRAILTSSNSIQESYIQDGLELSIYTHYLVEGIETGAADLDKDGRISADELHKYTSKRVQEASPAMTPQFYPVEEGYEIYLARSPINDPKLIYRQEVERIVEEDENEIDFITGEIDYLNRVYLDRFWCNLGLSAELAKQIETEVMQPFRQRQQNLQEYQKVYSEAIKKRFPFTTSDRAKLKRFQEILGLRDQDIQALNVYPSWQVFEFDVVTVDAQGQEIQTTDVGSFPPNLFGLYDMHGNVWEWCADTWHKNYEGAPSDGSAWIDNGNDNQSRTLRGGSWYGNPVLCRSAIRFIFTRGDFYFNVGFRVVLSSGRTV from the coding sequence GTGGCTAAGGTAGCCTTGTTAGTTGGAGTCAGTGAATATCAGTCAGGATTTAACCCTTTGCCTAATGCCATTGAAGATATTAACGCAATGGAAAAGGTGTTGCGAGAAAAGGGAGATTTTGAAGTCACAACTTTAGCAAATCCAGATCCACACGTAATGCAATTAGCCATCGATCGCCTATTTGCTAATCGTACTTCAGAAGACTTGCTATTATTCTATTTCTCTGGTCATGGCATCAAAGACCACAGACGTAAATTTTATCTAACTACTTCTCAAACTACTAAAGATAAACAGAGAATAATTGTACCAGCTACTGCTATTTCTACTAGTTATTTACAAGAGCAAATGACTGAAAGTCGTTCGGAACGACAGGTTATTATTCTAGATTGTTGTTATAGTGGTGCGATCGCTCAAGGTTTAACTCTCAAAGGTGATGCTGAAATAGATATCCTAGCAGAATTAGGAGGTAAAGGTAGAGCAATTCTCACCTCTTCTAATTCTATTCAAGAATCTTATATTCAAGACGGTTTAGAACTCTCTATTTATACTCATTATTTGGTAGAAGGAATTGAAACTGGTGCTGCCGATCTTGATAAAGATGGTCGCATTTCAGCCGATGAACTTCATAAATATACTAGCAAGAGAGTTCAAGAAGCTTCTCCTGCTATGACTCCACAGTTTTATCCAGTAGAAGAAGGCTACGAAATCTATTTAGCGCGATCGCCCATTAACGATCCTAAACTAATATATCGCCAAGAAGTTGAACGCATAGTCGAAGAAGATGAAAACGAAATAGATTTTATTACTGGAGAAATTGATTATCTCAATCGCGTTTATTTGGATCGATTCTGGTGTAACTTGGGTTTATCTGCTGAGTTAGCCAAGCAAATTGAAACTGAGGTAATGCAACCTTTCCGCCAGCGTCAGCAAAATTTGCAAGAGTATCAAAAAGTTTACTCTGAAGCTATCAAAAAACGATTTCCTTTCACAACTAGCGATCGCGCCAAACTAAAGCGCTTCCAGGAAATTTTAGGACTTAGAGATCAAGATATTCAAGCTTTAAATGTATATCCATCCTGGCAAGTGTTTGAGTTTGATGTAGTGACAGTTGATGCCCAAGGTCAGGAAATACAGACGACAGATGTAGGTAGTTTTCCACCCAATCTATTTGGCTTATACGATATGCACGGGAATGTGTGGGAATGGTGCGCTGATACTTGGCATAAAAACTATGAAGGCGCGCCGTCAGATGGTAGTGCTTGGATAGATAATGGTAATGATAATCAATCTCGAACACTGCGGGGCGGTTCCTGGTACGGCAATCCTGTTCTCTGCCGTTCTGCTATTCGCTTCATTTTTACGCGCGGCGACTTCTACTTTAATGTCGGTTTTCGCGTCGTGTTGTCTTCTGGCAGGACTGTTTAG
- the ndk gene encoding nucleoside-diphosphate kinase: MERTFVAVKPDGVQRQLVGEILWRFESKGFKLVGLKLIHPSRELAENHYDVHRERPFFGSLVEFITSGPVVAMVWEGYGVVASARKMIGATNPLTSEPGTIRGDFGVNIGRNLIHGSDAVETAQKEIALWFKDDELVSWEPTIKPWLYE, encoded by the coding sequence TTGGAAAGGACATTTGTAGCAGTTAAACCAGATGGCGTTCAGCGTCAACTTGTGGGAGAAATACTCTGGCGGTTTGAATCTAAAGGTTTTAAGTTAGTCGGATTAAAACTAATCCACCCCAGTCGGGAACTAGCCGAAAATCACTATGATGTACATCGAGAAAGACCCTTTTTTGGCAGTTTGGTGGAATTTATTACTTCTGGTCCTGTTGTAGCTATGGTTTGGGAAGGCTACGGTGTAGTTGCTTCTGCGAGAAAAATGATTGGTGCTACCAACCCCCTAACTTCTGAACCAGGAACGATTCGGGGAGATTTTGGGGTTAATATTGGACGTAACTTAATCCACGGTTCTGATGCCGTAGAAACGGCGCAAAAAGAGATTGCTTTGTGGTTTAAAGATGATGAATTAGTCAGTTGGGAACCCACTATTAAGCCTTGGCTGTACGAGTAA
- a CDS encoding D-alanine--D-alanine ligase family protein — MAKLRVGLLFGGCSGEHEVSISSARAIARGITAPANGSKYELLPFYVQKDGCWQNIEVSQGVLDSGQPLNSEGGNRWCLPSSAADVDVWFPIIHGPNGEDGSLQGLLKLMQVPFVGSEVLGSAVGMDKIAMKMAFAQAGLPQVKYMAVSRADVWSNPCIFPKLCDRIEETLGYPCFVKPANLGSSVGIAKVKSRSELEAALDNAASYDRRIIVEAGVVARELECAILGNEQPQASVVGEIAFNSDFYDYETKYTQGRADLFIPAQVPTEISSKIQEMALQAFLAVDAAGLSRVDFFYVEATGEVLINEINTLPGFTATSMYPQLWQASGVEFPDLVDRLIQLAISRETAAKTDS; from the coding sequence GTGGCAAAATTAAGGGTAGGGCTGTTGTTTGGCGGTTGTTCTGGAGAACATGAGGTTTCTATTAGTTCTGCTAGAGCCATAGCTAGGGGGATTACGGCTCCAGCGAACGGCAGTAAGTACGAATTACTCCCTTTTTACGTCCAAAAAGATGGCTGTTGGCAGAATATAGAAGTATCTCAAGGGGTGTTAGATTCGGGACAACCGTTAAATTCTGAAGGTGGAAATCGTTGGTGTCTCCCCAGTAGTGCGGCGGATGTCGATGTCTGGTTTCCGATAATTCACGGACCAAATGGGGAAGATGGCAGCCTACAAGGATTGCTCAAGTTGATGCAAGTTCCATTTGTGGGTTCTGAGGTGTTGGGTTCGGCTGTGGGTATGGATAAGATTGCCATGAAGATGGCATTTGCTCAAGCTGGATTGCCTCAAGTTAAGTATATGGCGGTCAGTCGAGCAGATGTGTGGTCAAATCCTTGTATATTTCCGAAGTTGTGCGATCGCATTGAAGAAACTTTGGGTTATCCTTGTTTTGTCAAACCAGCGAATTTGGGTTCATCTGTCGGTATTGCTAAGGTTAAATCTCGTTCTGAATTAGAAGCAGCGCTGGATAATGCGGCTAGTTACGATCGCCGTATCATAGTGGAAGCTGGAGTAGTCGCGCGAGAGTTAGAATGTGCCATTTTGGGTAACGAACAGCCTCAAGCTTCAGTAGTGGGAGAAATTGCTTTTAACAGCGATTTCTATGACTATGAGACTAAATATACCCAAGGAAGAGCAGATTTATTTATTCCCGCTCAAGTACCAACTGAAATATCCTCAAAAATTCAAGAAATGGCTCTCCAGGCGTTTCTAGCCGTAGATGCAGCCGGATTATCTAGAGTAGATTTTTTCTACGTTGAAGCCACTGGAGAAGTTTTAATTAATGAAATTAACACCCTACCAGGGTTTACGGCTACTAGTATGTATCCTCAATTATGGCAAGCTAGTGGAGTGGAATTTCCAGATTTGGTAGATAGGTTGATTCAATTGGCTATTTCTAGAGAAACCGCCGCGAAAACAGATTCGTAG
- a CDS encoding chlorophyll a/b-binding protein — MTSETPATPPQSEPTTYIPPEPTFGFSAYAEQINGRFAMIGFLALLILEFFTHQDFFTWLGLR, encoded by the coding sequence ATGACTTCAGAAACACCAGCAACTCCACCCCAAAGTGAACCAACCACATACATACCACCTGAACCCACATTTGGCTTTTCTGCCTACGCCGAACAAATTAATGGTAGATTTGCCATGATCGGTTTTTTAGCTCTACTCATCCTCGAATTCTTCACCCATCAGGACTTTTTTACCTGGCTAGGATTGCGGTAG
- a CDS encoding DUF4160 domain-containing protein, which translates to MPTVLRENGFRVVIYPNDHLPSHVHVLKGDGEVRIDLGDEETAPKLLSVSGKISDKDLAKALYLVKDRQFELLTKWREIHG; encoded by the coding sequence ATGCCAACTGTACTCAGGGAAAACGGGTTTCGCGTCGTCATTTATCCTAACGACCACTTACCCTCCCACGTTCATGTACTCAAAGGGGATGGCGAGGTGCGGATTGACCTGGGAGATGAAGAAACGGCTCCCAAGCTTTTGAGTGTTTCAGGAAAGATTAGCGATAAAGATCTAGCAAAAGCGCTTTACCTGGTAAAAGATCGTCAGTTTGAGCTATTAACAAAGTGGAGGGAGATTCATGGTTAA
- a CDS encoding type II CAAX endopeptidase family protein yields the protein MSWFKQIKQQWLGLIVATPALVKVLGFFSIWVVCWLPIAIPLAHWLSWHPLQPLQTSQKLYLITSLYLIAPVIISGAIRYSQKFWSSYGVSLTNFTNILISLVIGIALALGGLAIAFLLENALGWVDWEAESWLKLVDISIPILLLALFIGACEELIFRGFIQTELQEDYSPLIATVITSSIFAVSHLVWEWDKTLPEVPGLWLLGVVLTQARWVNGGNLSLAWGLHAGWVWGLTCLDTAQILVYTGKGSEWFTGWGGNPLAGGSGIFCLLLTAVAIQLLPFPDPLPSMPQVMTMVRGLTKDREVG from the coding sequence ATGAGTTGGTTTAAACAAATAAAACAGCAATGGCTGGGGTTAATAGTCGCAACTCCAGCTTTGGTGAAAGTTTTAGGCTTCTTTTCGATCTGGGTAGTTTGTTGGTTGCCGATCGCTATTCCTTTAGCTCATTGGTTGAGTTGGCATCCACTCCAACCCCTACAAACTTCTCAAAAGTTATATTTGATTACTTCTTTGTATCTGATTGCACCTGTCATCATTTCAGGTGCAATCAGATATAGTCAAAAATTTTGGTCAAGTTACGGCGTGAGCTTGACCAATTTCACCAATATCCTAATTTCCTTGGTAATTGGGATCGCTTTAGCATTAGGTGGATTAGCGATCGCATTTTTGCTAGAAAATGCCCTCGGTTGGGTAGATTGGGAGGCAGAATCTTGGCTAAAACTTGTAGATATCAGTATTCCCATTCTACTTTTAGCTCTCTTTATTGGCGCTTGTGAAGAATTAATTTTTCGGGGATTTATCCAAACCGAATTGCAAGAAGATTATTCTCCGCTAATCGCTACAGTCATTACTAGTTCAATTTTTGCAGTCTCTCACTTAGTTTGGGAATGGGACAAGACTTTACCAGAAGTTCCAGGTTTGTGGTTACTAGGAGTAGTTCTCACCCAAGCGCGCTGGGTGAATGGAGGTAATTTGAGTTTAGCCTGGGGACTCCATGCTGGTTGGGTTTGGGGTTTAACTTGTTTAGATACGGCTCAGATTTTGGTTTATACAGGTAAAGGTTCCGAGTGGTTTACAGGTTGGGGGGGAAATCCTTTAGCTGGAGGTAGCGGGATTTTCTGTTTATTATTGACTGCGGTGGCGATTCAACTGTTGCCTTTTCCAGATCCTTTACCATCTATGCCTCAAGTTATGACAATGGTAAGGGGATTGACAAAAGATCGGGAAGTTGGTTAA
- a CDS encoding Uma2 family endonuclease: MVQLQPSSQSEVIYPDCDGQPMSDNTKQFRWIVTIKENLEWLFANDPNVFIAGDLLWYPVEGDNKTRVAPDAMVVFGRAKGDRGSYKQWKEDNIAPQVVFEILSPGNTAAEMNRKLLFYDRFGVEEYYLYDPDGNQLSGWVRNEGFLELINPINGWVSPRLGIRFEPSETDLQIYHPNGRSFLTPTETSQRAEQAEQRAEQAEQRAEQAEQKAVRLAERLRAMGIDPDSL, translated from the coding sequence ATGGTACAGCTACAACCATCCTCTCAGTCAGAGGTAATCTATCCAGATTGTGATGGTCAACCAATGTCGGATAATACCAAGCAGTTTCGTTGGATTGTCACCATCAAGGAAAATCTAGAGTGGCTCTTTGCTAACGATCCTAATGTATTCATTGCTGGAGATTTGCTCTGGTATCCAGTTGAAGGAGACAACAAAACTCGCGTTGCTCCAGATGCGATGGTAGTATTTGGAAGAGCCAAAGGCGACAGAGGTTCCTATAAACAGTGGAAAGAAGATAATATCGCGCCACAAGTAGTGTTTGAAATCCTCTCTCCTGGCAATACTGCGGCTGAGATGAATCGAAAGCTCTTATTTTACGACCGTTTTGGCGTAGAAGAATACTATCTGTACGATCCTGACGGAAATCAATTAAGCGGTTGGGTGAGAAACGAAGGCTTTCTAGAGTTGATTAATCCTATCAATGGATGGGTTAGCCCAAGATTGGGTATTCGATTTGAGCCTTCAGAAACAGATTTACAGATTTATCACCCAAATGGTAGAAGCTTTTTAACCCCTACAGAAACTTCTCAAAGGGCAGAACAAGCGGAACAAAGAGCAGAACAAGCTGAACAAAGGGCTGAGCAAGCTGAGCAAAAGGCGGTAAGACTAGCAGAACGATTGCGGGCGATGGGGATAGATCCAGATAGTTTATGA
- a CDS encoding DUF2442 domain-containing protein: MVKADLTIDTELKGQIARARQAGATLDDTEPRAIRAWYEMVSQRVFIELRNGVIMGFPQTLLQGLEDATPEQLVAVEITSSGYGLHWESLDVDLGVPQLVAGIFGTQKWMSEMGRQGGRVKSDAKAKASRENGKLGGRPKRILI, encoded by the coding sequence ATGGTTAAAGCTGATTTGACAATTGATACAGAACTAAAAGGACAGATCGCGCGGGCGCGACAGGCGGGTGCAACACTAGATGATACAGAACCGCGTGCTATAAGAGCCTGGTATGAAATGGTTTCCCAGCGAGTGTTTATTGAGCTAAGAAATGGGGTAATAATGGGGTTTCCCCAGACTTTATTGCAAGGATTAGAGGATGCCACACCAGAACAACTAGTAGCAGTAGAAATTACCTCATCTGGCTATGGGTTGCACTGGGAGAGTTTAGATGTAGATTTAGGCGTACCGCAGCTTGTAGCAGGGATATTTGGCACGCAGAAGTGGATGTCGGAGATGGGACGACAGGGAGGACGAGTCAAGTCAGATGCCAAAGCGAAAGCATCTCGTGAAAATGGCAAGCTGGGCGGTCGTCCGAAAAGAATACTTATTTGA
- a CDS encoding succinate dehydrogenase/fumarate reductase iron-sulfur subunit, whose product MQVNFQIIRQSENAPPWVQSYDLEVEPGNTILDCLNQIKWEYDGTLAFRKNCRNTICGSCAMRINGRSGLACKENVAQEIARTQTLSDSGIPKITIAPLGNLPVIKDLVVDMGNFWQGLEAISPYVDSSGLPIPETEFTQSPQEREGLNLPGNCILCGACYSECNAIEVNPQFVGPHALAKANRLVTDSRDNQTSQRLEEYNSETTGVWGCTRCQYCNSVCPTGVEPLEQIGKIKQKILATHQHTKEPVSTAIRHRQVLVELVKSGGWIDERQFGIKVVGNSLRDLKGLASLGPLGLRMLSRGKFPWSFEPSEGTAAVRSLIESVEKSSNY is encoded by the coding sequence ATGCAAGTAAATTTTCAAATTATCAGACAAAGTGAAAATGCCCCTCCCTGGGTGCAAAGTTACGATCTCGAAGTAGAACCAGGTAACACAATTTTAGATTGTCTAAATCAGATTAAATGGGAATATGATGGAACCCTAGCCTTTCGCAAAAATTGTCGCAATACAATTTGTGGCAGTTGTGCCATGCGGATTAATGGTCGATCGGGTTTAGCTTGTAAGGAAAATGTAGCTCAGGAAATAGCTAGAACTCAAACTTTATCGGATTCTGGAATTCCCAAAATTACCATTGCCCCTCTAGGTAATTTACCAGTAATTAAAGATCTAGTGGTAGATATGGGAAATTTTTGGCAAGGTTTAGAAGCCATATCACCCTATGTTGATTCTTCAGGATTACCAATTCCAGAAACAGAATTTACTCAATCTCCTCAAGAAAGAGAGGGACTAAATTTACCAGGAAATTGTATTCTTTGTGGAGCCTGCTACTCTGAGTGTAATGCTATAGAGGTCAATCCACAATTTGTTGGTCCCCATGCATTAGCTAAAGCTAATCGCTTAGTCACAGACTCTAGAGATAATCAAACTAGCCAAAGATTAGAAGAATATAATAGCGAAACTACCGGAGTTTGGGGTTGTACTCGCTGTCAATATTGCAATAGTGTTTGTCCCACCGGAGTCGAACCTTTGGAACAAATTGGCAAAATTAAACAGAAAATTTTAGCTACTCACCAGCATACTAAAGAACCCGTTTCCACGGCAATTCGCCATCGTCAAGTCTTAGTAGAATTAGTCAAGTCTGGGGGTTGGATTGATGAGCGACAATTTGGAATTAAAGTAGTAGGAAACTCGTTGCGAGATTTAAAAGGTTTAGCTAGTTTAGGACCATTGGGATTGAGAATGCTATCTAGAGGCAAATTCCCTTGGAGTTTCGAGCCTTCAGAAGGGACAGCAGCAGTGCGATCGCTGATAGAATCAGTAGAAAAATCATCTAATTATTAA